The Thermococcus eurythermalis genomic sequence GGGGAAAAGCTCAGGGTTCTCCCCGCCCCGGCAACAGGTTACGGCGTAAAGCTCCTAATGGTGCGCTTTAAGGAGTCCCTTGTTGTTCCTCCCCACGACTCTATAACTGGCTTCATTGAGGCCCCGGTAGAGGTGGACGTCAAGATAGGCGGGCTTGTTGTGGACCACTTCATTCTGGGCAGGGAGAAATATGCCCTCTACGGCACTCTGGAAGCCGGTGTAATCTGCCGTTACCACGTCGGTTCCTTCTACCCCGAAGAACCAGAGTCTATAGGGATTGCAAAGCTCATAGTCTCAAACCCAACCCCTGAGTGGAAGGCCCTTGAGAGGGTGGTGATCCCGATATGGAAGACCCCAATGTACTATGAAAGTTCAAGGGCTTACTACCCCCTCCTCATAGTCACGATAAGAGACAACGTTCCCTACGTGAGCAACACCGGAAAGCCTCCCAAAGACGGACTGAATGCGGTTGGAGAAGGCCTGTCCCTTCCAAACTTCCTGATGAGGTGGTGAGCATGAACACGACAGCTTCATTCTGGGAGCAGGGGCTCCTCGGGAAGGAGCTTTTCCTCACGCTGACCCTTGGGGCGGTAGTGAAGGCCCTCCTGATTCTCGTGTTGGGCGCCATCGTGGCTAGGCTCGTCAGGAGGTACCTCCTCAACCTTTCGAGGAGCACGAGATACGTGTGGATAATCAACGAGGACACCGCTTCGACGCTCTACAACCTGATAGTCGTTATAGCGGTCGTCTACAGCTTCCACGCGCTTGGTGTCCTGTCCTACGAAATCGCCGGGACGAGCATAAGCAACTTGCTGACAGCTGTCCTGGTCTTTTACTTCTCCTACGTCCTTGCCAAGAAGACGAAGGACTACATGATAATGAGCTCTCCCCAGCAGAGGCTCCCCGAGGTGCAACTCAAAGCCAAGCTCTTCTACTACCTTGTAGTCACGCTGGCGTTCTTCATAGCGCTCAACATAGCGGGCTTCACGGGCAGGCTGAGCACGCTCATCGCCGCCGCGGGGATAACAGGCATCGTCCTCGGTTTTGCCTCCCAGACGGTCGTTTCAAACTTCATCTCGGGCATATTCATGTACTTTGACAAGCCCCTCAAGATAGGCGACCCCGTGGAGGTTGCCGGCTACTCCGGAATCGTCCACGACATCAGGATTCTCTCCACGAGGATAAGAACGTGGGACGGCCTCCTCGTCAGGATTCCAAATGAAAAGCTCTTCAACAGCGAGATAAAGAACCTCCAGAAGTATCCGGCTAGGAGGGTTGACATAACAGTGGGCATAGCATACACGGAAGACGCCGGGAGGGCCATCGAGGTCATAAAAAAGACCCTCGACGAGATGCCCTATGTCCTTGCAGAGCCCGAGCCGGCCGTCTTTGTGAGCAACCTCGGAGACAACAGCGTCAACATAGCCATCAGGGCGTGGGCGCCGAGCGAGAAGTGGTTTGACGTCAGGACTCAGATAGTCAAGAGGGTAAAAGAAGCCCTTGACGAGGCCGGGATTGAGATACCGTTCCCGCAGAGGGTCAACTGGTTCGCGGAGGAGCTGAGGGTGAGGGTAGAGAAAGAGGGATGAGTCCATTATCTTTTCTTTTCTATCAGCGCGTAGAAGAAGCCGATCGTCCCCTGCCTGTGGGGCCAGGCCCTCATTGTCCCCTCCAGAAAGCCGGGGTCGTAGGGGCCGTTGAGGGGAACGAGCTTCGCGTCATCGTGTCTCTCAAGGAACCATTTCACAACCCCTTCGTTTTCCTCGGGGAGCATCGAACAGGTAGAGTAAAGAAGCCTTCCGCCGGGCTTCAGGAGCTTCCAGGCGCTTTCTATCAGCTCCTTCTGGAGGGCCACGACCTTCGGGATGTTCTTTTCCTGGAGGCGCCACCTCAGCTCTGGGTTCTTTGCTATCGTCCCGTCGCTCGTGCAGGGAGCATCGAGGAGGACTCTGTCCGCTATTTCCTCGCCGAGGACTTCTGGAGCTTTTCTGCCGTCCAGCTTTCTGATTTCTGCAATCTCGACTCCGGCCCACCTGAGGACGTCTTTCATGCGCTTAATCCTCGCGGGGTCAACGTCAAAGGCGTAGATTTTGCCCTTGTTTTTCATCAGCTCGGCCATGTGGGCAGTCTTACCACCCGGAGCGGCGGCAAGGTCAACAACTGTCTCGCCGGGTTTCGGGTCAAGGACGAGGGACGCGACGGCGGAGGCCTCCTCCTGAGGCAGGGCGAGGCCCTGCTCCATGAGCTTTCCAGGGTTGAAGGGGTCTAATACCCGGATAACAGTCTCGACTTTTTCGCTCCTCTCGAAGCGCAGGTTCTTGGAGCGGAGGTATGCTTCTACTTCCTCAACGCTCGTCTTGAGGCGGTTGACGCGGAGACTGACGGGGAGCGTCTCGTTGAGGGCCTTAAGGAGCTCCTCGGCTTCACTGCCAATGAGTGCCCTCATCCTTACTATGAACCACTCCGGAAAGAGGTACTCCCACTTCAGCCTTTTCTCCTCTGAGTCGAGCTTTGGAACGTAGCTGATAATCCTCGGTAGGAGTTCGTAGTAATAATAGCCGACGTAGGGGTGGGTTCTGCCTGAGAGGAACTTGGCGAGCCCCTTGAGGTGCTGGAGCGTTTTTTCATTGGGGTCTCTGAAAACGGCGACCTCAACGGCCACCCTCAGCGTAGCCCTCAGCCAGGGGTCGAGGATTAGGGGAGAGACTCCAACGAGCTCGGTAATTATTTCATCTATCAGGCCAAGCCTGCGCTGGATGGAGTAGAAAATGCCCGTAAGCTTGGAGTTTTCCCAGCCCTCGATTTTATACTTTGAGAACGCCTTCCTCTTGGCCTGCTGGCTGGGCTTGACTACCTCGCCCAGTTTAACTGCCTCGATGAGCGCGTAGAGCTGCCTGTCGGATAGTTTTAGCTTTGCCATCAGAGCCTACCCCTGCCCCTGTACGTTGCCCAGGAAGACGCTAGGGTTGTCCCGGCTGCTGAGGAGATTAGGAGTGCCTCGTCCACAAGGCCGAGACTCATGAGTTCTTCAGCGGCCCTCTGGGCCTCCCTGGGTCTGACCCTGTAGTAGCGGACGAGTGTCTCCCTAAGCCTGTCAAAGGCCTCAATGGTCCTAGCCTTCCTTATCTGGTCGTTGCAGTCGGCGATCAGCTTTCTAAGCGCTGGGAAGAGCTCCTTTATCAGGATATCCATGGGGTAAACCGGTGGAAGCTTTGAAATTTTTACGGATGCAACCAGGCCGGCATCTACCAGAACCGGCTCCCCGCTGAGCAGGGCTTCGGCCACGTTTTCCACGATGACTGTCCAGTGGTTCTTGTCTATTGCCCCCGTTTCGAGGAGTATTTCCGCGACTATTATCGCTTCTCTGCGCGTTCCTCTCTGCAGGATATTTCTTAACTCCTCTGCCGTCTCGTTGTCTATGTACGGGGCCATTACATTGTCCACGACCTTGAGAATTCCGTCCCAGATGAGGACGTTCTCCGTTTCTGAGAGTGGCATCAGGGCCCTCACGAGCTTTAGGAGCCTGGCACCGCTGAGGGGGTTGTTCTTGAGGAGTGTGGCGAGTATCTCAAGGGTTCTCCAGATGACGCCCGGGTCGTCGGTCGAGAGGGCATCAACGAGGACATCGAAGCCGAGTTCAAGAATTCTCTTCCTCTCGCGCCAGTTGGCCCCTCGGACGACATCCAGGAGTGCCGAGAGCGATGCGAGTCTGAGGTTGGGGTCATCTGAGGTGGCTGCCCGGAGAATTTCTCTTAGAGCATCGTCTCTATCCTTTGCGAGCTTAATTAGATTCATTATTTCCCATTTTTTGAGCACTGAGTCAATTCTGCTCTTGGACATATACGCCACCGGTGGTGATTATATCTGCATTGGGTTTTACTCAGTGCCCAATATATTTTTTTCGGCCGGGCTTCCCCGCAAAACGGCTACCCTTTCAAAGCGGTATATGTCAACGAGGATTCTCTCCAGCCTTTTTCTGTGGAAGGAGAACTGGGCGGGAATCTCAAAGGGAACGGTCTTCAGTTTTGTTGCCCTGAACCCCCAGTCTGCTGAGAATTTTTCAATAAAGTTCCTGACTTCCGGCTTCGCGAGGTGGATTGAGTAGACCACGTCGGCAACCTCGAAGGCCTTCATCAAAAAAGGCCTGTCTGCATGCTTCTTCTGGCTCCCGAAGGGCGGGTTCATTACAACGGTATCAACGCGCCCGCTAAACTCGGAGACGTCGGCGTTTATGAACTCGATTTTCTCTTCTATCCCGAGCGAGGTTGCGTTTCTCTTCGCCGCTTCGAGGGCTTTTTTATCGGCTTCAACCGCGTAGACTTTTTCTGCCCCGAGTAAAGCTGCCCCAATGCTCAGAACACCCGTTCCTGCCCCAAGGTCGGCCACGGTTTTTCCAGCCATGTCGCCGAAGGAATGAGCCAACCAGAGCAGTTCCGCCGCTACATCTCCAGGAGTTCTGTACTGTTCGAGCTCGGGCTTCGGCTGGGGGAAGCCTTCGAGCCTTGATAGGAGCATCGCAAGGTGCTTCTTTCTCATGTGGCTCACCGGGACAACTGTCTAACACTATCCCGTGGAGGTATTAAGCATTGTGGGGCCTTGGAAAATCCTACGAAATGTATTTATATTTTGGGGTGGTCTGCAAATAAGGGGGTAGTGCATGGAACTGATACCTACGGGCATACCCGGCCTCGACAAGGCTTTGTCGGGAGGCTTCTCGAGGGGGACAAGCGTTTTAATAGCTGGAAACCCTGGAACCGGAAAAACCCATCTGGCCATTCACATTCTTGACAACAACATGAAAAGGGGCCTTAAAGGGGCGTACGTATCTTTCGCTGAGACAAAGAGGCAGTTCTATGAGAACGCACGGGAGAGTGGAGTTGATTTTGATGAGCTGGAAGCCAAAGGCCTGTTTAGGTTCTACGATATGCTCACGATGCCTGAGAACGAGATGAAGGACTTCCTTGATTTTTTAATTCAGGAGCTTGTGGAGTGGAAGCCTGATATAATTGTGTTTGACTCCGTGACGGTTCTGGGCCAAATCTTTGGGACGGCAATGCTGAGGTCTTTCCTCCACTCAATTATCGGGCGTATAGTAAACACGCTTAACGCTCTGGCCATACTGATTGATGAGATACCCTACGGGGAGAAGCGGGTAGGTTTTGGGGTTGAAGAGTTCGTTGTTGACGGCGTCATCGTGCTGGAGATGGAAAGGCAGAGAGAGGTAATCAAGCGGTATTTGACGATACCCAAGATGCGTGGGAGGAAGATAACCAAAAGCACCTATGAGTACGTCATAACGGAATACGGTATAGACGTTATAACCACTCCGGAGCTAAAGTTCACTGGAAGGGAGATAAACACAAGAGAGCGGATTAAAACTGGTATCCCTGAGTTTGACGAGCTCATAGGGGGAGGCTTCTACAGGGGGAGTATCAACCTAATAGCAGGGCCGACGGGGAGCGGCAAGACAATATTCGCCTTGACGATGGCGTCAAATATGGCGAAACAGGGATTAAACGTACTCTATGTGACCTTTGAAGAAGTGCCGGGGGCCCTCTCCGAGACCATGGAGAGGCTGGGATTGGCGGATCACTTTAGAGTGGTCTCGTTGGTTCCGGAGGCCATGACGCCTCTGCAGTATTATGCCCTCATAAAGAACCTTATGAATGAAAACCTCTCAGACGTTCTGTTTATAGACTCCATCTCGGCAATGAAGAGCCATATGGACGAGAGGGACTTTATAAGGGCCCTGAGGTACCTGCAGCTTCTCGCCAAGGAGAAAGACATAACGTTCATAATGACATACATTCCCCAAGACCCGAATGCACTGCCCTCAGCAGGTTTCAGCACACTAATGGATAGCATAACGATTCTTGACTACGAACTCCCCAAAAAATCCGGTGATAGCATCAGACGCTACCTGTTAGTCCTTAAGTCCCGGCACTCCGAGCACAAGGCGGTTCTAAGGGAGTTCAAAATAACCCGTGGGGGGATTGAGATTGTTTGAACCCCGTGTTGGGCCTGCTATGATCAGCGCCACTGCCAGAGAAATCCTCCGGAGGCTTGGGCGCCCGTTTGAGGCAACCATAACGGCCTATCTCAACTCGAAGTACGGCAAAGGCATTGAGATAATTGAAGAAGACCCGAGAAAGTTCTACAACGCTCTCAAAGAGCTCTTCGGGGAGTTCGCAGCAAAGATCTTCATTTATGACCTAGTGGCGGAGCTACACCTCTCCGTGGAATCAACGGGTGTTGAAGACCTGTTGAAGGCCCTGGAGGAGTACCTCGGTGGTTGATATGGCCGGGGAGCTCATGGATATGTTAAAACGGAAATATAACTTTTTGAGCATAATGCTTGAAAGTGTTGATCGGGCCATGGAGGAGCTTGAAAATGGTGAAAACCCCGAGGAGATTTACAACACGCTGGTCACGTTCCTGGGGGAATTCCCTACAAGGCGAATGCTTCAGGGTATAGCAGATGAGAAAAACATGAATATTCGAGTTAGGACGAGGGAAGACGCCATCAGGGTCATTAAGGCTCTTATGTAGTCTCATCTCAGCTTTACCTTCGAAGCTATCCCCTCCAGAATCCGTATGGCAAGCTTTTGGTCCTGGTAGGGGGCGGATTTCTTCACCTCTTTGAGCACGCTGACAAACGGCAACAGGAGTCCAGCTTTCTCCGGCGGGGCCATTCTCACGAGCCCTTCAAGCGTGAGGAGCGCATCAAAGCGGGTTTCCTCCCTTCTAAGGTAGTCTGAAAGGCGGGAGAGGACTGCCTTGGCAATGTTTTCGTCCCAGTTTCTCTCGAAATAATAGCTGAAGAACTCCAATGCCGGGACTACCCGTTTCAGGTCCCCTGAAAGGTAGTCATCGAGAAATTCCCTGACTATCCTGGCACCGTTTTTGCTCTTTGAGGCCAGGAGTGCGAGTGTCTTTGAGGCCCTCTGCCTCATCCACCTGTTTTTAGTTGAGTGGGCCACCCTTAGAAGGTCGTCCACTGCCGGCTCCAGGATAAAAACTGCCTCCGGTTCGATTTTTTCGGCGAGCTTTGAGAACGCCCACAGGGCGTCCATCTTTTCGAACTTGTCTCCGTTTTCAAGTTTGCGGAGGAGTTCGAACACGACCTCGATTCGTTTCTTGGACAGCTCTATGAGCGTCTTTTCGTCCCCCGCCCTCAGTGCCCGTTCCAGTGTATCTTTCTCCTCTTTGGTCAGCCCCCCTCCTGACGCCAGTTCTCTGCTCAGCGTTTCTATAACGCTTTTCTTTCTCTCGATGAATTTGGATATAGTGGGGGGCCTGAGATGTCTCTGGGCTTTCTTCTCTGGAGGCACTGAAACGTACTTCGGGCCCGGTAAAATCCTTTGGTTGACTATCAGTGTCTCCTTGCCGAGTTCTTCAAGAACGTCTGCGAGCCATTTCAGGATGTAGCCGTCTCCAACGGCCAGGGCGAGGTCAATGGCCTCATAAAAGCGCTCGTTTATTAAGAGTTCGTGTATTTTTTCCTTGGCTTTCTCAGGGTTTTGGGAGTAGTACCTGCAAATGGCCAGCTCAAGTTCTTCCGCAACGGTTTTGGCTTTCTCCGCCAGCTCTGAGTTTTTCCGGAGGGCAATTTCTTTAACCGCGGTCAGCACGTGGGCAACCTCGTCCATGAACTCGTCTCTCAGCGGGTAGTGCACAACTTCAAGTATTAGGTCAAGGCAGAAATCAACCAGGGGGGCGTCTTCCCGTTCCAGGAGTGCATAATAAACCTCCGAGAAGAATGTTTTCATCACAGAGGGGTTTCCGGTGAACGAACCTGCGTTGAGGAGCAGTCTCAGCCCCATGGCCTTAAGGCGGAGATTGCTTGACTTCAGGAGCCTTGAGATGGCGTCCATGAGTTGGGGTGTGTAAGAAGTCGGCCTCATGACCTTGAGGACGGAGGGTATCTCAAGCAGAACCGCCTCGTTTTTCCTGGATTTGACAAGGTTTTTGAAGGCGTGGGCAAGTTCTACAAACTTCCCGGGCTGCAGGGGGACGCCTTCTATTAACCTACCAATGGCCCTGATTGTGTGGATTAAGACGTTGTCGTTGTCGCTCTCTAGCAGTTTTATCAGGTCGTCGAGAAACCTTTCCACGAAGATGAGCTGCTTAACGTCGGGGAGTGCTTTAAACACGTCTTCAAGCGCCGTGAGGGCGCGGATTTTGAGTTCGTCGTCTTCCTCGCGGAGGAGCCTGAAGAGCGTCAGGAGGACCTCCTCGTCCTTTAGAGCTAGTTCGACAACTTTTCCAATCTTCCATGAACTCAGGTACTCCTTCACGAGTTCGGCACTTTTATTTTTGTCAGACGACATGACGTTGGGATATGGGGTTTTAAATCTTATATTGTTTTTGTTAAACGATGCCCGGTTGGCATATCACTTAACGTCAACTTCTCCCTTTCAAAACTGTGCGTCTATGCCAAAGATAAGCAAAAAATCGGAGTGCGAAAGCAGGGTCAGCGCTTCACTGAAATACCTAAAGGCTCATCTTCCCTCCGCTCTGCCCCCCTTATCTCGTCGAACTCGTAATCCTCGCGCAGGCCTAGGAGAATTTCGACTTCAGGCGGGGTCAGCACCGGTTTCCTCCAGTTCTCGTAGTCGTCTATCGGGACGCGCGGGCAGGCAACGACAACGTAAGCGTCGAAGTCGAAGCCCTCAAGAGCGGGATAGTTTATGTGATTCATGGCTATGAGCTTTGCATACTTCCCGTGCTCGCGGAGGAGCTTCACTATACGCTTCGCTTCCGCCAGGCGGAGCTGGCCCTTCTTCGTGCTCGTTATCACACCGAACTTTTTGGCGTCCATAGCCTTTGCTATCTGGGCCCAGCGCCTCCTTATCAGGCGTTCCGCTTCATTATCCATCCATATCGCATCGCCGGAGTATGGGTTTACCGCGAGGGTCGGCTTTCTGGTCGCGAGCGCAACGCCGAGCGGGTGGAAGTAGCCGGCCCCTATGAAAAGGATTCCCTCGGCGTCAACCTTAGCGGCAGAGAAGTTGCACCCGAGAACCTGCCCCGGCCAGCTCACCCTTGAGTCCCCCCTACCAACGACTACTTCAAAGCCCGCTTTTTCCAGAAACTCCTTCGCCCGCTCAAGCTGGTGAATGTGCTGGGCCGTCGTGACGAGGGCTATCCTCCTTCCGAGCTTCCTAATCTCCCCGATGTTCTTCTCAAGCACCGGCACGACATCAACCTTAGCAAAAGCCGGAACGAATATCGTGGGAACTTCCAGCTTGAGCCTCATGTAACTGTGGCCGAGGTGTATGAGAGCGTCGCAACCGAGCATCTTTGCCTCCCTGTCGGCGGGGTCGCAGGCGCCGTAGTTGATGTCGCCGCTTATTACCGC encodes the following:
- a CDS encoding ATPase domain-containing protein, whose amino-acid sequence is MELIPTGIPGLDKALSGGFSRGTSVLIAGNPGTGKTHLAIHILDNNMKRGLKGAYVSFAETKRQFYENARESGVDFDELEAKGLFRFYDMLTMPENEMKDFLDFLIQELVEWKPDIIVFDSVTVLGQIFGTAMLRSFLHSIIGRIVNTLNALAILIDEIPYGEKRVGFGVEEFVVDGVIVLEMERQREVIKRYLTIPKMRGRKITKSTYEYVITEYGIDVITTPELKFTGREINTRERIKTGIPEFDELIGGGFYRGSINLIAGPTGSGKTIFALTMASNMAKQGLNVLYVTFEEVPGALSETMERLGLADHFRVVSLVPEAMTPLQYYALIKNLMNENLSDVLFIDSISAMKSHMDERDFIRALRYLQLLAKEKDITFIMTYIPQDPNALPSAGFSTLMDSITILDYELPKKSGDSIRRYLLVLKSRHSEHKAVLREFKITRGGIEIV
- a CDS encoding NitrOD5 domain-containing protein; this encodes MFEPRVGPAMISATAREILRRLGRPFEATITAYLNSKYGKGIEIIEEDPRKFYNALKELFGEFAAKIFIYDLVAELHLSVESTGVEDLLKALEEYLGG
- a CDS encoding METTL5 family protein — protein: MRKKHLAMLLSRLEGFPQPKPELEQYRTPGDVAAELLWLAHSFGDMAGKTVADLGAGTGVLSIGAALLGAEKVYAVEADKKALEAAKRNATSLGIEEKIEFINADVSEFSGRVDTVVMNPPFGSQKKHADRPFLMKAFEVADVVYSIHLAKPEVRNFIEKFSADWGFRATKLKTVPFEIPAQFSFHRKRLERILVDIYRFERVAVLRGSPAEKNILGTE
- the dph2 gene encoding diphthamide biosynthesis enzyme Dph2, with amino-acid sequence MHEISNGEILRTLRELNARRVLIQTPEGLKREAQALADFLEENGMEAVISGDINYGACDPADREAKMLGCDALIHLGHSYMRLKLEVPTIFVPAFAKVDVVPVLEKNIGEIRKLGRRIALVTTAQHIHQLERAKEFLEKAGFEVVVGRGDSRVSWPGQVLGCNFSAAKVDAEGILFIGAGYFHPLGVALATRKPTLAVNPYSGDAIWMDNEAERLIRRRWAQIAKAMDAKKFGVITSTKKGQLRLAEAKRIVKLLREHGKYAKLIAMNHINYPALEGFDFDAYVVVACPRVPIDDYENWRKPVLTPPEVEILLGLREDYEFDEIRGAERREDEPLGISVKR
- a CDS encoding RsmB/NOP family class I SAM-dependent RNA methyltransferase, which translates into the protein MAKLKLSDRQLYALIEAVKLGEVVKPSQQAKRKAFSKYKIEGWENSKLTGIFYSIQRRLGLIDEIITELVGVSPLILDPWLRATLRVAVEVAVFRDPNEKTLQHLKGLAKFLSGRTHPYVGYYYYELLPRIISYVPKLDSEEKRLKWEYLFPEWFIVRMRALIGSEAEELLKALNETLPVSLRVNRLKTSVEEVEAYLRSKNLRFERSEKVETVIRVLDPFNPGKLMEQGLALPQEEASAVASLVLDPKPGETVVDLAAAPGGKTAHMAELMKNKGKIYAFDVDPARIKRMKDVLRWAGVEIAEIRKLDGRKAPEVLGEEIADRVLLDAPCTSDGTIAKNPELRWRLQEKNIPKVVALQKELIESAWKLLKPGGRLLYSTCSMLPEENEGVVKWFLERHDDAKLVPLNGPYDPGFLEGTMRAWPHRQGTIGFFYALIEKKR
- a CDS encoding DUF432 domain-containing protein, which codes for MFGEHELKTQFIRVGDKKIHLLEESEGLVRYRRDNVERILKNNGEKLRVLPAPATGYGVKLLMVRFKESLVVPPHDSITGFIEAPVEVDVKIGGLVVDHFILGREKYALYGTLEAGVICRYHVGSFYPEEPESIGIAKLIVSNPTPEWKALERVVIPIWKTPMYYESSRAYYPLLIVTIRDNVPYVSNTGKPPKDGLNAVGEGLSLPNFLMRW
- a CDS encoding mechanosensitive ion channel family protein, whose protein sequence is MNTTASFWEQGLLGKELFLTLTLGAVVKALLILVLGAIVARLVRRYLLNLSRSTRYVWIINEDTASTLYNLIVVIAVVYSFHALGVLSYEIAGTSISNLLTAVLVFYFSYVLAKKTKDYMIMSSPQQRLPEVQLKAKLFYYLVVTLAFFIALNIAGFTGRLSTLIAAAGITGIVLGFASQTVVSNFISGIFMYFDKPLKIGDPVEVAGYSGIVHDIRILSTRIRTWDGLLVRIPNEKLFNSEIKNLQKYPARRVDITVGIAYTEDAGRAIEVIKKTLDEMPYVLAEPEPAVFVSNLGDNSVNIAIRAWAPSEKWFDVRTQIVKRVKEALDEAGIEIPFPQRVNWFAEELRVRVEKEG